CTCCGCGCTCGATACCGAGGGATACCACCGTGAGCTTGCAGAACAACCCCAAGAGCGAAAATCTCATCAACGGCTCGTGGGTCGGCGCCGACAGCGGCAAGACCATCGACGTGCTCGACCCGGCGACTGACGAGAAGCTCGCGTCCATTCCCGACGCCGGCGGCGCCGAGGCCACGCGAGCCATCGACGCGGCCCATGAGGCCTTCGGTCCGTGGTCGAAGCGCACCGCCGCCGACCGAGGCAAACTGGTGGGGCGCCTGGCCGAATTGATGCACCGCGATGCCGACCGGCTGGCGGCCCTGATGACCGCCGAGCAGGGCAAGCCACTGAGCGAGGCAAAAGGCGAGATCAACTACGCCGCGTCGTTCCTGGAGTGGGCGGCGGGCGAAGCGCCGCGGATGTACGGCGAGATGGTGCCCGCTAGCAGCAACGACAAGCGCATCCTGGTCATGCGCCAGCCCGTGGGCGTGTGCGGCATCATCACGCCCTGGAACTTTCCGGCAGCGATGATCACCCGCAAGATCGGCCCCGCGCTCGCGGCGGGGTGCACGGTGGTCATCAAGCCCGCCGAGCTGACGCCCTTGAGCGCCATCGCCATCGGCGAGTTGGCCATCGAGGCGGGGCTGCCCGCGGGCACGGTGAACATCGTGACGGGCAACAGCAAGGCCGTCGCCAAGCCCATGTTCGAAGACGGCCGCGTGCGCAAGTTGAGCTTCACCGGCTCGACGCCCGTGGGCCAGATCCTCATGAAGCAGGCCAGCGAGAACCTGCTGCGGCTCTCGATGGAGCTGGGCGGGCACGCTCCGTTTATCGTGTTCGACGATGCCGACCTGGAGCGGTCGGTCAACGCCGCGGTGGCCTGCAAGTTCCGCAATGCGGGGCAGACGTGCATCTGCGCCAATCGCTTCTACGTGCAAAGCGGGATCTACGACGCGTTCATGGACCGCTTCGCCAAGGCCGTCGAGAAGCTCAAGGTCGGGCGAGGCACGCAGGATGGCGTGGACATCGGCCCGCTGATCAACGACAAGGCCATCGAGAAGGTGCAAGAGCACGTGGACGACGCCAGGAGCAAGGGCGCCACGATCAAGGTCGGCGGCGAGATGGTCAAGCTCGACGGCCTGGCCAATCGCTTCTATGCCCCCACCCTCATCGACGGCATGACGCCCGACATGAAGTGCGCAAGCGAAGAGACCTTCGGCCCCGTCGCCCCAGTCGCGAAGTTCGAGAATGACCAGGAGGCCATCGACGCGGCCAACAACACGCCGTATGGCCTGGCCAGCTACTTCTTCACCAGCGACGCGACCCGTCTGATGCGCACCGCCGAGGCACTGGAGTACGGCATCGTGGGCGCCAACGACGCGGCACCGTCGACCGCTCAGGCGCCGTTCGGGGGCGTGAAGCACTCGGGCTTCGGCCGTGAGGGCGGCAAGTACGTGATGGAGGAGTACACCAACCTCAAGTACGTCTCGTGGGGGTTGGTCTAGGGCCTTACCTTTCCGGCATGCGAAGCTGCGGATACGCCGCCAGCACGTCGGACTCGGTAATGTCCTGGCCCGTCTTCGCGCTCAGTTCGGTCGCCAGGCGTTCGGCCGTGAGTTCTTCCGTGGGAATCTGGAGATCGGGCGCTCGCGATGAACTATCGGTGTCGATCAACCCTTCTTCATCGGGCGGCAGGTAGATCGCCCCGGTGCTGAAGTCGATGGCATAGGCGATGATGCCGGGAATCAGGAAGAAGAGCAGGCCCACGCCGTCGAGCAGGACCACGCCGATGTCCAGGTCGCCCCGGGCGTCCTGACCGCGACGCTCGGGATAGAGGATGGTGCCGCAGGATGCCTGCAGGGCCAACGAGGCAAGCAGGGGCACGGTGGCGATGGTGGCGCGTTGGGAACGGGTAAGGCTGCGGGTGGCACGCATCTGGATCTCCTTGTTGTTGGTTGCCGCCACCGATCCTGACGGTCGGTCGTGAAGCGATCACCCTTGGGGGAATGAACTCACGATCATCTTGCAACCCTATCGAAGCACGTAAGTGCTCGTACGCAACGTGATGCACGTAACGCGGCCATTCGTATACACTCCCTCTGTCCGGCCTCCGTCCTTTCCCTTATAGGAGCGTTCCAGTGCCAGCAGCCGCCTCGCAGACCGCCTCGCAAGACCTCGTCGCCCGCCGCCAGAAGGTGGTGTGCTCGGGCGTCGGCATGCTCAGCCCGATGACCGCCGCCAGCGCGTCGGGCGCCATCATCACCGATGCCGACGGGCGGGAGTTCATCGATTTTGCCAGCGGCATCGGCGTCATGAGCGTGGGCCACGGCGACCCGGCGGTCGTCCGGGCCGTCAGCGAGCAGGTCGCCACGCTCCAGCACGCGTGCATCCACGTGGCGACCTACGAGCCTTACATTGCGTTGTGCGAGAAGCTCGTGGAACTCTTCCCCCACCACGAGCGCGACGATGACAGCACCAAGGCCATGCTGATCAGCACCGGGGCCGAAGCGGTGGAGAACGCCATCAAGATCGCCCGCCAGGCCACCGGGCGAGCGGGCGTGATCTGTTTCACGGGCGCCTTCCACGGCCGAACGCTGCTGGCCGGAACGCTGACGAGCAAGGTGCACCTGAAGCAAGGCTGCGGCCCCTACGCGCCAGAGGTCTATCGCCTGCCATTCCCCAGGCCCCTGCCGGGCGAATCCATCAGCGAGGCTGACCTGGTTTCGCGTGAGCTTGGCCGGCTCGAGCGTGCCTTCCATGACACCGTGGCGGCCTCGCAGGTCGCCGCCATCATCATCGAGGTCGTCCAGGGCGAGGGCGGCTTCAGCGTGGCGCCAAAGGCGTACTTGCAGGGCCTGCGCCGAATCTGCGACGAGCACGGCATCGTCCTGATCTTCGATGAGGTGCAGTCGGGTTTCTGCCGAACCGGGAAGTGGGCGGCGTACGAGCACTTCGGCGTCAAGCCCGACCTGAGCCCCTGGGCAAAGGCGATGGGTGGCGGATTGCCGATGGCCTGCGTCATCGGCAAGGCCAGCGTCATGGATCGCGTGAATCCCGGAACGCTCGGCGGCACCTACGGCGGCAACCCGGTTGCCTGCGCCGCATCGCTGGCCGCCATCGATCGCATGGAAGAGCTCAAGCTCAACGCACGAGCCGAGCGCATCGGCGGCATCCTTGGCAAGCGATTCACCGAGTTGCAGCAGCGCGTCAAGCACATTACCGACGTGCGCGGCTTGGGGGCCATGATGGCCATCGAACTGAGCGAGGGCGGGGATCCGACGCGGCCCGCCGGAGCGCTGGTGAAGGCCGTCATCGACGACTGCCGAAGCAAGGGATTGCTGATCATCGCGGCGGGCGTGTCGGGCAACTGCATCCGCGTGCTGACGCCACTGGTGATCACCGAAGAGCAGTTGAATAAGGGCCTGGACATCCTTTGCCAGAGCATCGAGCAGCACGCCGCCCAACACTGACCCCGATCCGACACGAGGAAACTCTCCATGCGTCCATATGCCATCGCCGGCCTGCAGCTCAAGGTCTCCGGGCGGCGTTCGAATCTCGAGCACGTGACCGATCGCGTCGAGATGCTCATGCACTTGTATCCCTGGGTGCAGATGGTCGTCGTCAGTGAGCTCGCGACCTTCGGCGGCTGGACCGGCCACGCCATGCCCCTGCCCGGCGACGTCGAGCAGCACTACCAGCGGCTCGCGGCGCGACACGGCATCTGGCTGCTCCCAGGGTCGCTCTACGAGAAGACCGACCAGGGCATCTTCAACACCACGCCCGTCATCGATCCCAGCGGCGCCGTCATCGCGCGATATCGGAAGATGTTTCCCTTCATGCCGTATGAGACCGGCGTGGAGTGGGGAACCGAGTTTTGCGTGTTCGACGTGCCCGAGGTTGGCCGCTTCGGCGTGAGCATCTGCTACGACATGTGGTTTCCCGAGACCAGCCGAACCCTGGCGGCCATGGGCGCCGAGGTCTTGCTGCACCCCACCCTCACGCCCACCATGGACCGCGACGTGGAGCTTTCCATCGCACGCGCCACCGCGGCAATGAACCAGATGTTCGTCGTCGACATCAACGGCATTGGTGACGGCGGCAACGGCCGCTCGCTCTTCGTGGCTCCGTCCGGAGACGTGCTGTACCAGGCAGGGAGCAACGAAGAACTGCTGCCAATCGAGATCGATCTCGATCGCGTTCGCCGCTCGCGCGAGGTCGGGCTCAAGGGCCTGGGTCAGCCGCTCAAGAGCTTCCGCGATCGACGCGTGGACTTCGACGTGTACAACCGCAAATCGCCGGTGACCGAGTACCTCAACACGCTTGGCTCGCTCGAGAAGATGGCCCGCGGCAGCCGGGCCGGCATTGGCTTCGGCGAGCATGCGCCCTTCACCGAAACCCCGCCGGTCGCGCCGCCCCCGGCTCCGGCCCCGGCCCCCGCGGCGCCACCTTCGGCCCCAGGAACCTCCACATGACCCAGGCACACTCCCAGCGTGAATCCACACCGCCAGACTCGCGGCCGCAACGCCAGCGCGGCCGGCAGTACAGCGCCTTCCAGCTTCGGATGGACACCTGGAACGAATTGCAGGTGCGTACGACCTGGCTTCGAGAGATGAGTCGGGCGGGCCAGGACGCCGCCGAGCCGCGGGCGCTGGTCGGCCAGAGCCTCGAAGTCCTCGCCAGCCTGGAACCCTACTGGGCCTTCCCCGGCCCGGCACGCATGGACGAACTGACACGCCTGCACCAGAACGGCGCCACGGGAGAACTCGCCGACCGTGTGGCGGCCATCAGTCGGCTGCTCATCGGAGACGCCTATCGCGACCGCGGCGGCGCGGCATTCGACGAGCCAGGCCGCGACCAGCGCAATGGGGGACAGGATGCCGAAGCACGCTCGCGGGCCCGTGGCCGCCCGTACTTCGAGGTCTTGTTCGTCGATGGCGCCGATGCCTATGACCACGACTCGCTGCGTGACGGCCTGGCCGCATGCCGACGCGAGGCCGACGAGTTCGTCTACGACGTCTTGACGGTGCCAAGTGCGCAAGACGCGGTGATCGCCGTTCTCTTCAACCCGACGATCCAGGCCGTCTTCCTTCGCTACAACTTCGGCTTCTTCACCAACAACAACCATCCGGCCCTGCGGCGATACCTCGACGCCCTTTCGGCCGAGAAGATGCCCAACAGCTATGGCCTGGACCGCAGCCTGCACCTGGCCTCGGTGCTCAAGAAGCTCCGGCCCGAGCTCGACCTGTACCTGGTCACCGATACGCCGCTGGACTCGGTGGCCGGCAACGTCGGCAGCGCCTTCCGCCGCACGTTCTACCGGCTCGAGCAGTACATGGAACAGCACCTGAGCATCCTGCGCGGCGTGCGTGAGCGCTACGAGACGCCGTTCTTCGATGCCCTGCGCCGCTATGCCGCCAAGCCCACGGGCGTGTTCCACGCGTTGCCCATCGCCCGGGGCAAGAGCATGACCACCAGCCACTGGGCCAAGGACTTCCACGAGTTCTATGGTTCGAACCTGTTCCTGGCCGAAACGAGCGCGACCAGCGGCGGGCTCGACTCACTGCTCCAGCCGCGTGGCCCCATCCGCAAGGCACAGGAAGCCGCCGCCCGGGCTTTCGGGGCTCGCCAGACGTTCTTCGTCACCAACGGCACCTCAACGGCCAACAAGATCGTTCAGCAGGCACTGGTCCAGCCGGGCGACATCGTGCTGGTCGACCGCGACTGCCACAAGAGCCACCACTACGCGTTCGTGCTGGCCGGGGCGCATCCGGTGTATCTTGATTCGTACCCGCTCCAGAAGTACACGATGTACGGCGCGGTGCCGCTTGAGGAGATCGAGAGGCAACTGCTGGCCCTCCAGGACGCGGGCAAGCTCGATCGCGTGCGGATGCTGGTCTTGACCAACTGCACGTTCGACGGATTGACGTACGACCCGGCCGCCGTCATGCAGCGCATCCTGGCGATCAAGCCCGACATGATCTTTCTGTGGGACGAGGCCTGGTTCGGCTATGCCCGGTTCAGCCCCACGCTTCGGCGGCGCACGGCGATGGATGCCGCCAGCCGATTGCGGAGGATGTATCGCAGCGACGAATATCGCAACGCCTACGCCAACAGGTCCGACGCCGACGGGGCCATGGCCGACCCCGATCAGGTCCGTGTGCGCGTGTACGCCACGCAATCGACGCACAAGACGCTCACGAGCCTTCGCCAGGGGTCGATGATCCACGTGTACGACGAGGACTTCGAGCAGCGAGCCAGCACGGCCCTGCTCGAGGCGCTCATGACGCATACGTCGACCTCGCCAAACTACCAGATCATCGCCTCGCTCGATGCGGGCCGGCGACAGGTGGAGTTGGAAGGGTACGAATTGGTCGAGAAGACCATCGATCTGGCGATGACGCTGCGCAAGCGGGTCAACGAGCATCCGGATATCTCCAGGTTCTTCCGCGTCCTGCGGCCGGCCGACATGATCCCAAGCGAGCTTCGCCCGAGTGGCCTGGAGTTCTACTACGACCCCGAGCAGGGCTGGGGCAAGATGGATGCGGCCTGGCGGGAGGACGAGTTCACGCTCGATCCCACGCGAGTGACGCTGGAGATGAGCGCTACGGGCATCGACGGCGACACGCTGCGGCACATGTTGATGGATCGCTACGACATCCAGATCAACAAGACCTCTCGCAACACCATGCTCTTCATGCCCAACATCGGCACCACGCGTGGCGACGTGGCGTATCTCATCGAGACGCTTGCCGACATCTCGCGACGCGTGGAAGACCAGCTCAGCACCGAGAGCAGCGCCGGGCTCAGCCTGCACACCCAGAAGGTGGACTCACTGCTGGAAGGTCCGCCACTGCCGAACTTCAGCCGCTTTCACGATGCCTTCCGCGACACCAGCGCCGACACGCCCGAGGGCGATCTGCGCCGCGCGTTCTTCCTGGCATACGACCAGGACAACACCGCCTGGGTCAAGCTCGATCGCGATTTGCTGCGACAGATCAAGGACGGCCGGGAGTTCGTCTCGGCCGCATTCGTCACGCCGTATCCACCGGGGTTTCCCATTCTCGTCCCCGGGCAGGTCCTCAGCGCGGAGATCATCGCGTACCTGCTGGCACTGGACGTCAAGGAGATCCACGGCTATCACACTACGTACGGCCTGCGCGTGTTCGAAGACCACGTGCTCGGGTCGTAGAGCGTCTCGTTCGAACAATATTCGTCGTCAGGGGGCTCCATGACCACCGTCAACGCTCAGCCGTCCAGCCATCAACCGAACCTGGTCAAGGCCAAGCCGCTGACGAGCAACGTCGGCAAACGCAAGAAGAAGGGCACGTTGCGCGGCATCTCCGAGATTCGCCGCTTCTTCTACCGCAACACCGAGCCCATCTACTTCATCAGCGCTACGAACTTCAATCTGCTCGGCATCGACGAGTGGGTCCGCAACTTCACCTACATCAACTATATCGACTGCTTCGATGGCCAGCACCCAAACGTGTTCGTGCCCAGTGAGCGACCGCACGAGCCCTTCGAGAGCATCGAAGACATCAACAACTATCTGCTGCGCCATCCCGACGTGCGGGCGATGATCAAGAATCGCGGCAAGGACCACAAGACCAACGGCAAGGCCGTGTTCCTGATGTTCGACGAGACCACCGAGAAGCTCTGCAAGGAGCTTGATCTGGAGGTCTGCTTCCCGCCCGCCGCGCTCCGCGAGC
This portion of the Phycisphaerales bacterium genome encodes:
- a CDS encoding aminotransferase class I/II-fold pyridoxal phosphate-dependent enzyme encodes the protein MTQAHSQRESTPPDSRPQRQRGRQYSAFQLRMDTWNELQVRTTWLREMSRAGQDAAEPRALVGQSLEVLASLEPYWAFPGPARMDELTRLHQNGATGELADRVAAISRLLIGDAYRDRGGAAFDEPGRDQRNGGQDAEARSRARGRPYFEVLFVDGADAYDHDSLRDGLAACRREADEFVYDVLTVPSAQDAVIAVLFNPTIQAVFLRYNFGFFTNNNHPALRRYLDALSAEKMPNSYGLDRSLHLASVLKKLRPELDLYLVTDTPLDSVAGNVGSAFRRTFYRLEQYMEQHLSILRGVRERYETPFFDALRRYAAKPTGVFHALPIARGKSMTTSHWAKDFHEFYGSNLFLAETSATSGGLDSLLQPRGPIRKAQEAAARAFGARQTFFVTNGTSTANKIVQQALVQPGDIVLVDRDCHKSHHYAFVLAGAHPVYLDSYPLQKYTMYGAVPLEEIERQLLALQDAGKLDRVRMLVLTNCTFDGLTYDPAAVMQRILAIKPDMIFLWDEAWFGYARFSPTLRRRTAMDAASRLRRMYRSDEYRNAYANRSDADGAMADPDQVRVRVYATQSTHKTLTSLRQGSMIHVYDEDFEQRASTALLEALMTHTSTSPNYQIIASLDAGRRQVELEGYELVEKTIDLAMTLRKRVNEHPDISRFFRVLRPADMIPSELRPSGLEFYYDPEQGWGKMDAAWREDEFTLDPTRVTLEMSATGIDGDTLRHMLMDRYDIQINKTSRNTMLFMPNIGTTRGDVAYLIETLADISRRVEDQLSTESSAGLSLHTQKVDSLLEGPPLPNFSRFHDAFRDTSADTPEGDLRRAFFLAYDQDNTAWVKLDRDLLRQIKDGREFVSAAFVTPYPPGFPILVPGQVLSAEIIAYLLALDVKEIHGYHTTYGLRVFEDHVLGS
- a CDS encoding aspartate aminotransferase family protein, which translates into the protein MPAAASQTASQDLVARRQKVVCSGVGMLSPMTAASASGAIITDADGREFIDFASGIGVMSVGHGDPAVVRAVSEQVATLQHACIHVATYEPYIALCEKLVELFPHHERDDDSTKAMLISTGAEAVENAIKIARQATGRAGVICFTGAFHGRTLLAGTLTSKVHLKQGCGPYAPEVYRLPFPRPLPGESISEADLVSRELGRLERAFHDTVAASQVAAIIIEVVQGEGGFSVAPKAYLQGLRRICDEHGIVLIFDEVQSGFCRTGKWAAYEHFGVKPDLSPWAKAMGGGLPMACVIGKASVMDRVNPGTLGGTYGGNPVACAASLAAIDRMEELKLNARAERIGGILGKRFTELQQRVKHITDVRGLGAMMAIELSEGGDPTRPAGALVKAVIDDCRSKGLLIIAAGVSGNCIRVLTPLVITEEQLNKGLDILCQSIEQHAAQH
- a CDS encoding carbon-nitrogen hydrolase family protein; the encoded protein is MRPYAIAGLQLKVSGRRSNLEHVTDRVEMLMHLYPWVQMVVVSELATFGGWTGHAMPLPGDVEQHYQRLAARHGIWLLPGSLYEKTDQGIFNTTPVIDPSGAVIARYRKMFPFMPYETGVEWGTEFCVFDVPEVGRFGVSICYDMWFPETSRTLAAMGAEVLLHPTLTPTMDRDVELSIARATAAMNQMFVVDINGIGDGGNGRSLFVAPSGDVLYQAGSNEELLPIEIDLDRVRRSREVGLKGLGQPLKSFRDRRVDFDVYNRKSPVTEYLNTLGSLEKMARGSRAGIGFGEHAPFTETPPVAPPPAPAPAPAAPPSAPGTST
- a CDS encoding NAD-dependent succinate-semialdehyde dehydrogenase; its protein translation is MSLQNNPKSENLINGSWVGADSGKTIDVLDPATDEKLASIPDAGGAEATRAIDAAHEAFGPWSKRTAADRGKLVGRLAELMHRDADRLAALMTAEQGKPLSEAKGEINYAASFLEWAAGEAPRMYGEMVPASSNDKRILVMRQPVGVCGIITPWNFPAAMITRKIGPALAAGCTVVIKPAELTPLSAIAIGELAIEAGLPAGTVNIVTGNSKAVAKPMFEDGRVRKLSFTGSTPVGQILMKQASENLLRLSMELGGHAPFIVFDDADLERSVNAAVACKFRNAGQTCICANRFYVQSGIYDAFMDRFAKAVEKLKVGRGTQDGVDIGPLINDKAIEKVQEHVDDARSKGATIKVGGEMVKLDGLANRFYAPTLIDGMTPDMKCASEETFGPVAPVAKFENDQEAIDAANNTPYGLASYFFTSDATRLMRTAEALEYGIVGANDAAPSTAQAPFGGVKHSGFGREGGKYVMEEYTNLKYVSWGLV